TAGACAGGCTAAAAAAGCTATACATGACGGATACGATAAGGAATTATCTGCAGGACTTCAAATTGAAAAGGAGTGCTATCAAAAGACGATTGACACGGAAGACCGTCTGGAAGGCCTGAAAGCATTTAAAGAGAAAAGGAAACCAGATTATAAAGGAAAGTAAGGTGGGGAAAAGATGGCGAAGAATCAGACGTTAGAAGAAAAAAGAAAGCATATTTCCTCGGGTGGAGCAGAAAAGTATCATGCTAAAAATGCAGAAAAAGGAAAAATGTTTGTACGAGAGCGCCTTCAGTTATTATTCGACGATGATATGAATATTGAAGATGCCTTTTTTGCCAATAATCAGGACGATAAACTTCCTGCTGATGGAGTGGTCACAGGCATAGGAAAAATCAATGGAGAACAGGTTTGTGTTATGGCCAATGATTCTACTGTTAAAGCAGGATCATGGGGAGCACGCACTGTTGAAAAGATCATTCGAATTCAGGAAACAGCTATGAAACTGCAGCTTCCAATGCTTTACCTCGTAGATTCAGCTGGAGCAAGGATCACCGATCAAGTAGACATGTTTCCCAATAGAAGGGGAGCCGGCCGTATTTTTCATAACCAGATAAAGTTATCCGGTCGGGTTCCTCAAGTCTGTTTGTTATTCGGACCCTCAGCTGCTGGAGGAGCTTACATACCTGCTTTTTGCGACATCGTAGTTATGGTCGACGGGAATGCTTCGATGTACCTGGGATCACCGAGAATGGCGGAGAAAGTGATTGGAGAAAAAGTCTCCCTTGAAGAGATGGGAGGGGCAAAAATGCATTGCTCCGTCTCGGGATGTGGGGACGTACTTGCTAAGGATGAGAAGGAAGCTATATCATTCGCACGGAAATACATGAGCTATTTTCCGGCAAATTATCGAAAAGCTCCTGCTCAAAAAGAAAGTATTGACCCTGTAGCGTTTGAAAAGTCCATAGAAGAATTGATTCCAGAAAATCAGAATGCCCCTTTTGATATGTACCAGTTGATTGACCGTATTATTGACGAAGATTCTTTTTGCGAAATTAAAAAGAAATTCGCTCCGGAACTTATTACCGGTTTATCGAGAATAGACGGTCGTGTGGTCGGTATCATTGCTAATCAGCCCAGAGCGAAGGGCGGGGTGCTGTTTCCGGATTCGGCCGATAAATCCGCTAAATTTATTCAGCTTTGTGATGCCTTTAATATTCCTTTATTATTCCTGGTAGATATTCCAGGATTCATGATTGGAACGAAGGTGGAACGGGCAGGTATCATTCGGCACGGAGCCAAAATGTTATCAGCCATGAGTGAAGCGACCGTTCCTAAGATCTCCGTTATTGTAAGAAAAGCTTACGGAGCTGGACTTTATGCTATGGCAGGTCCAGCCTTTGAGCCGGATGCATGTATAGCTCTTCCAACAGCCCAAATTGCTGTGATGGGTCCTGAAGCGGCTGTGAATGCGGTATATGCAAACAAAATAGCTGAACTTCCTGAAGAAGAAAGACCTGCGTTTATTAAAGAGAAACACGAAGAATACAAAGAAAATATCGATATTTATCGCTTAGCTTCTGAGCTGGTGATCGATGATATTATTCAGCCTGACCGGCTGAGAGAAGAACTTTCTATTCGATATGAAGCTTACCAAAATAAAGACGTAACCTTTACTGAAAGAAAACACGGAGTATATCCTGTATAAAAAAACAACTCCTGATCAAATTAGATCAGGAGTTGTTTTTATTTAAGTAGAAGAAGTAGCCTTTTTACCGATCGTCTGGATCTGTTCTATGGTGTTCGGGTTTTCAAGAGCACTTAAATCACCTGCAGGTTTATTTAAATAAGCAGATTTAATAGCTCTCCTCATTACTTTTGCATTTCTCGTTTTAGGCAGATCATCAACGATGTACACTTTTTTAGGAGCAAGAGCTTTTCCTAATTTATCAGCTAAGTGACTTTTGAATTCACTTATAAGTTCCTCTGATTCTTTTACATTAGGATTAAGGACAACAAACGCTATAGCCTCTTCACCTTTAATTTCATGCGGAACGCCGATGACCCCAGCTTCTGTAATAGAAGGATGTTCAACCAGCACAGATTCAACTTCTGCGGGACCAAGTCTTTTGCCGGCTACATTAAGGACATCATCAGAGCGTCCTGTAATCGTATAAAAGCCTTCATCATCAAGGATGACCCAGTCACCATGAACCCACGTATCTTTGAAGCGGTTCCAATAGGTATCTTCATATCGTTCATTTTCATTATAGAAGCCACTGGTCATGCCTATCCACGGTTTTCGTAATACTAATTCACCTACTTGATTCTTGAGAGAATCTCCAGTTACATCATATACATCTACGTCCATACCAGGTAAAGCAGCATTAAATGTAACCGGTTGAATAGGCTTAATTAGTACATTCCCAAGGATACCGCCAGAGATTTCAGTACCGCCTGAGTAGTTAAAGATAGGGACGTTCGAGTTGCCTGCCTGCTTGAAAAGCCAGCGCCAGGGCTCAGGATTCCAGGGCTCTCCAGTGGTGCCGATAAGTTTAAGAGAGCTTAAGTTATGCTTTTGAATCCATTTTTCCCCATGCTTCATCATGGATCGAACAAGAGTAGGAGAGATGCCTAAATGAGTGACTTGATATTTTTCTACTAAACTCCATAAACGATCAGGCTCAGGGAAATCAGGGGTTCCTTCAAACATGACTATAGAAGAACCGTTAACCAGCCCGCCATAAACTAGAAAGGGGCCCATCATCCACCCCATATCCGTGTACCAAAATAGAATGTCTTCGCTCGTAACATCCATGCATACTCCAGCATCAAATGCTGCTTTTGTTGGAAAGCCTGAATGCGTATGCACAGCCCCTTTCGGTCTCCCAGTGGTGCCGGAAGTATAAATAATCATAAAAGGATCATCAGCTTCCATACTTTCTGTTTTGAAAACGGTTTCATTTTCTAGCAAACGAGACCACGGTGTATCTCTGTATTCATTCCAATCAATTTCACAATCAGCACGCTCTACTACAATTACATGTTCTAAAGAAGGGCATTGATCACAGGCGAGGTCTGCTTCCATTTTCATCGGAATGGTTTTTCCTCTTCTAAAGAAACCGTCTGCTGTGATAAGAGCTTTGGAGCGGGCAGCCTGTATTCTTGTAGCAATCGCATCTGCTTTATAGCCTGAAAACGCTGGAGAGAATATTGCACCAACTTTTGAGATAGCCAGCATTGAAATGAGTGTTTCCGGAATCATAGGCAAGTAAAGCGTAACAATATCTCCTTTGCCAATACCCAGTTTGTGTAATCCATTTGCGACACGATTTACTTCATGGAATAACTCCTCATACGTAAATTGAATCGTATCTCCGTTATCACCCTCCCAGTAAAGCGCAACGGTATCCTGTTTGTCGTCACTTAAAGCCCATTTATCGAGAGCGTTGTGAGCTACATTCATCTTTCCACCGGTAAACCACTTAGGATAAGCTATTCCCCTGGATAAATCCACCGTTTTTTCATACGATTGATCCCATACTATTCCTAGTTCTTTCAAGGCTTCATCCCAGAACCATTCTATATCTTCAGTAGATTCTTTGTGGAAAGCATCATAATTTTCGTATCCTAGTTTTTGCATCCATTGAAATAGTCTTGTACTTTTAATTTGACTTTCCGAGGGAACCCAGGCTTTTTCATATGTATTCATGTAGATCTCCGCCTCCAGTTTAATGTACTTTAATCTCACCTTCTATTATACCGGAGATGGAGTCTATAATGAATGATTGTACTTTTTTCACAAGGGTGATTCGTGGTATAAAAACACTAATAGAAAGTGTATTCTAAAAAAATTTGGTAATAATAACATTCAAAGATTCGGGTATTTAACATATGTAAAAAGATAGTGCTTCGCATAAAAATTTCCATCATTTGGAGATTGGACTCCAAATGATTAAAATATCGACTTCTTTCGAGTTACTTTAACAATTAATTAATTGTTTCAAACTTGAATTAATGGTAAAGTCAAAATCGGAGATACTCATTACTGTTGTAGAATAAGGCTCAAGAGTCCGCATTAAAACATTACCATTCATTAAGAAAAGAATGTTATTCTATAATGGGAATACGATAAGGCTAGATGTAACTAGGAGGTAGATTATGAGAATTATTGTAGCAGGAGGAGACGGTTTTTGCGGTTGGCCAACGGCATTATACCTTTCCAAACAAGGACACGATGTAACTATTGTTGATAATTTAGCACGCAGAAAAATCGACGAAGAACTTCATTCCAATTCAGTAACTCCCATAGCATCATTAGAAGATCGAGTGGCTAAGTGGAAAGAAGTAACGGGTAATGAAATTCGTACGTTCATTGGCGATTTAAATCACTATGATTTCTTAAGAGAAGTATTCCGCCAGGTAAAGCCGGAAGCTTTCGTTCACTTTGCTGAACAGCGTTCAGCACCATATTCCATGATAGATCGTGAACACGCTGCTTATACACAAACTAATAATGTTATTGGCAACTTGAATGTGCTTTATGCCATAAAAGAATTTGCTCCAGAGTGCCATTTAATTAAATTAGGTACGATGGGAGAATACGGAACTCCAAATATTGATATTGAAGAAGGATATATAGAAATAGAGCACAAGGGAAGAAAAGATACGCTTCCTTACCCTAAACAGCCTGGTTCCTTCTATCATCTTTCCAAAGTTCACGACAGCCACAATATTATGTTTGCTTGTAAGATCTGGGGTATCCGTGCGACAGACCTTAACCAGGGAATCGTGTATGGACTACATACAGAAGAAACAAAACTTGATCCAATGCTAGTGAACCGCGTGGATTATGATGGAGTATTTGGTACAGCACTGAACCGTTTCGCTAATCAGGCAGCTATTGGACATGACATTACCGTTTATGGTTCAGGGGGACAGACGAGAGCTTTTCTTAACATCGAGGATACTGTCCGTTGTGTAGAAATCGCTGCAGAAAACCCGGCTGACAACGGAGAATTCCGTGTATTCAACCAGTTTACGGAATGGTTCTCTGTACAGGAATTAGCTGACCGTGTACAAAAGATTGCTCATGAAGAAGGCTTGGATACTCAAGTTAAGAAAATTGAGAACCCGAGAATTGAGAATGAAGACCATTACTATAATGCAGTTAACACGAAACTTCGTGATCTAGGTTTAGAACCTCATCTATTAACAGATGACGTCATTCGGGATATTCTGCTTACAGCGGTTGAACATAAAGACCGTATTATTGCTGAAAACGTATTACCATCAATCACTTGGAAGTAAGGAGTTTTCCACTTTGAAGATCGCCATCATTACTGAAACATTCCTCCCATCAACAGATGGAGTGGTAACCAGACTGAAGGAAGCCATCAAATACCTGCAAAGTCAAGAACATCAAGTGGTCGTGATAGCTCCAGACCTTGGTGTGAAGGAGTATGAAGGTGCGATTGTAGAAGGGGTTAAAGCAACAAAATTGCCTTTTTATCGTTCGAAAGAGTTCTCCTTACCTCAGCGGAAGGTAAAAGGCTTACTGCAAAAACATAATCCGGATCTTGTCCATGTAGTGAACCCGGCTATCGTGGGGGTATCAGGAGTGTATTACGCAAATAAGCTTAATTATCCGTTAATTGCTTCTTATCACACGCATGTACCTAAGTATCTGGATTTTTATCGACTGTATCCCTTCAAGCCTCTCGTGTGGTGGTATTTCCGTAAACTTCATAATTATGCTCACGTTAACTTATGCACCTCTCAAGCCATCAAGAGTGAGCTGGACGAAAAGAATTTCCATAATGTAAACGTGTGGGACCGCGGGGTTGCAGTAGATCATTACCATCCTAAGCATAAGACAAAAGAAATGCGCGAGCGTCTTTCTGGCGGGAAACCTGAAAATAAACTACTCGTATTTGTCGGCCGTTTAGCACCTGAAAAAGAAATTCACAAGATCAGACCATTACTTGACCAAAGAGATGACCTTTCATTAGCTATTGTTGGCGATGGACCTGTTAAGGACGAACTTGAGTACACTTTTGAGGGCACCAATACCGTCTTTACTGGTCTATTACATGGTGAAGAACTAAGAGAAGCTTTTTCTTCATCTGACGCTCTGATTTTTCCTTCTGTAACGGAAACTTTAGGACTCGTCATCTTAGAATCCATGGCTTCAGGTCTGCCGGTTATTGCTGCAAAAAGCGGTCCTACGATGGAACAGGTGGAAGACGGTAAAACAGGCATTCTGTTTGAAAATGAGAATACAGATAGTATGATCGATGCGATTAACCGTCTGGAAGACGAAGTGCTTTATAAGTACTTATGTAAAAACGCAAGAGCCGAAGCAGAAAAACACAGTTGGCAAAAACCTTCTGAACAGATACTGGATTATTACCATGAAACTTTACGGGTATTTGGAGAAAACGAAGAGTACTCGACTAAAAAATCAAAGGTTAAAGTCACAGAGTAAATACTCTGTGACTTTTCATTTGAGCGAGCATTTTCCAATAAATTGGAGAGGTAGTTCTGCAAATTACTTAGTAGCAACTCCGAAGTAAAAACAAAAACCAAGTTATATCGAACGTTCTCTATAACGAATTAATAGCAATAGGGATTCGAATTTAAGCATTTTTACTTAAAACTTAGTAGCAACTCCAATTATATAAACAAAAAAACAAATTACATATTCAAACAGAAGAAAAGCAACAAACAGCAGCGCCAGAAGGGGCGAAACATAGAAGTGCATGGTGTTTACAGTAGGATCCAGACAAGCTTAAAGAAAGTAAAGCCTAATAAAACGGTTTGGCTAACCGGTTCATAAATTCCACTTAATTCAGAAACAGATCATTAATAGGGGAGAATTATAAGAATAATTTGACTTAAAACTTAGTAGCAACTCCAAAACCAAAATAGAAAAACAATCTATAAGTACGATAAACATTTAACAACAAAGAAGTTTAAAGCAATGACATTTGACTGACAATTAAAAATTAATTCAGAGATAAAAGGTTCCAGAGAATATATATTATTGGATAGACACATAAAACGCAAACTCAGTATATAAAAAAGAAGAGCTAGTAAAATGCTTGGCTGGAATGAATATATAGGAACGAAAAAATAATAATTATTTAGGTAACAATCGTACATAGAGAATCTAAAGCTGAAGAGTGCTAAAACCGTAAGTCATAATATAAGTTTTTCGTTTAGATATTATTTTGATTTGAACTGACTTATAACAAGCAGTATGGATACGATACCACATAATTAATTTTAATCTAAAGATGTTAAGATCTACGGTGAAATTTTTCTTTTGTCTCACTATCATAAGTAAACTTGAATTATGAGACAAAAATAAACTTATTTCTTTTACTTCCTATAATATATATTATGTAAACTAGAAAATTAAATTAATCAATAAGTGTAGAATTTCATTTAAGACCTACTCCGCCCACTAAAATATTAAGTAATTCTTCACGTTCAGCAATTCTTGTTAAAATCCTCATTATAAATCCTGGATCAACCAAGTCTTCTTTCTTATAATTTAACTTCAAGATTCATGTTAAGAAAGCATGTCATGCTAAGATCTGATATATTTACGTTCCTTTTATATTAGGTTGTTTCCATATTTCTTCTGAACTACTTTTCCTTAATTGTTTATGGATCTTGAATACTCTTCGAGTTTGTTCACTAAATTCATCAATTACACTTCAAACGAACATTTGTTCCCATTCCGTGATTTTAGCATTTTATTATATTCTAAAGCTAAATTCGCTACTTTCTCTTGAGCAGTTAACCTCCTCATGGGAAAGCTTAAATATAATTAGGCTTTTAGCAGCTCCTGTACTGTTATTTTTATTATTAGCGTCATCTTTATTTTTCCTTTCAAAATATGGCATCCCGAAGTTTACATAAAGTAAAGAATCCTTCCCTTTTGCTTCTAAAAATATTTCTCCTATATATTATGGCTGGTTTCACTCGTTCTGCAGGCTTCTCATTAAAACTTTTTTAAACAGCTGGGGCTAATTTGTTAAATAAATGAAGCAAAAAAGTCACCCTTATTTAAAGGATGACTTTTTTTACGTTAAAACGGAACATTTGTTCTACCCCCGCGAATTTAGCATTTCACCTGCATTTCATCTAAATAATATACAACAAACTAACCCAAATTTACCTTTTCTATATAATAAATCATTCATTATCCATTTCAAAAAATCTGAATTATAAGCTTTTTTTAAAAAAATATCCTATATTCGAAAAATAATCGGTGATATATTTCCTATTTCTAGCTGTTTTCGGTTTAAAATAGTTTTTATTTAAGAAATTGGGGTAAGCTTTGCCTTGTGCCTTATAATAATCGAGTCTTTTATAGATGTTAAAATATGGAGGTTTTGAAATTGTTTACTTTAAGTGATTTACCGATGTTCTTTATAAATTTCTTTTTTATATTACCTATCGTCACTCTCGTACATGAAGCAGGACACGTGTGGGTGGCCCGTTTGTTCGGAGGGAAGATACATTTCTGTATAGGTACTGGAAAGACCATTTTCAACATTGGAAAACTAGAAGTCAAAAAGAAGTATTTCATGGAAGGCTGGTGTCAGTATGAAGATCTAACCTATAACAAAACGTGGGCGCACGTGTCTATATATTTAGCCGGAAGTATCTTTAACATGATCGTAATTCTCACGATTAATTACCTAATCTTTGCAGATGTATTGCCCCCGGCTTTGTTTTTCTATCAATACTCTTATTTCTCAGTTTACTTTATTTTCTTTTCATTATTTCCTTACCGTGATGACGACGGAAAACCAAGTGATGGATTGGCTGTGTATGACGTTATCCGATACGGGAAAGCAGAAGATCCGATTGATTAATATGAATCCTGCTGATCGGCTGAACTCTTATGTATATGTTTTAAGTATTCAAAAACGTGAATTCCCTCTGAATCTGCATGCGGATAATTCAAATGGGAAGTAACTTCTCTTGTTAAAGTTATAAATAATTCACACATTTGGAATAAAGCCTTCCAATTGTTCGGGTATTCCCCATCTGCGTATGTTCTTTTATAATCCTTCCAAATATGATCTTCTAAAAAATATTCGAAATATTTTCCCGCACTGCCGACATTCACTTGGAAGTTATTTTTTGCACCAATGTACCATCTGATCATGCGTTTAAGCATCCTTCTTACAGGACCTTCCATCATTTCTTTGGCATAAGGAAGCTGACGCCGGCCCAATCCTTTTGCTACATACGTGCTTACCCACCAAAATTCATTGGTACAGCTCTCAATATCATTATGAGATGGTTTTTTAACTAGATAATCACTGTCATCAGGTTCTCGTAAAGCTGGCAGTTTGTTGTCTTTATCCAGTAAAACAACGCTTAAACTATCTTGATTCTCAGGAAGGTGATTTCTTTGATATAACGTAAGATCGATGCGGTTTCCATCCATAAACTGCATTAAGTAGGTGAATTTTTGCTTCGGTTCTTGATCAATGGAATACAATTGCATCTCATCCGGCATCTGCATGATCAGTCTTTTACCAAAAACGTCTATCCAGGAATGATCTGCAATAAAGGCGTTCAGCTCAGTAACCATGTAGACAATATCATAGTCTTGAAATAAATCAGGTGTAACATTCGGATTAACTCTTGAGCCATTCATGATTACCCCTCTAATATGAGGTTCTGTTTCAGCAACTGAAAGAATCAGTTCCATCATCTCTTCTTCTGATCTCATCCTGGTTCCCTCCAATGTAAAATACCTCACCTCCTCCCCAGATCAAACTATTTGTGTGATATCATGAATGTAAATATATCTATGACTAGAAAGGAAAAGTTATGAAAAAACGTCTATATTCAATCCTCTTAGCAGTTTTTGCAGGTGTAGCAGCCTATACAGTAAAGCCAAGAAAAGCTCAAGCACCATCTAATGACAATACGGTATCTCTTACGTATCCAGGTACAAATGTAATCATAACCCCAGGAGATTTATTATTTACTCCCATCGGAAAAAGTGAATCGAAATATGCGGGCCACGTAGGAATAGTAAATTCCCGCAGAGAGGTTATTCACTCTATCCCTTCAGGGTTAATGAAAGACCCGGTCAGCCGTTATTTTAATAAATTTCGATCGATTACGATTTTTTCTGCTAAAGATCCCCAAATTGGCATAAAGGCCTGCGGATACCTTGACCATCTTCATACCACTTATCCAAAAGCTGCTTATAAAGTGTTCACACCGCTCGGCTATAGTGATCATGAACAATATTGTACAAAAATTGTATGGCAGTCTTATTATTATGGAGCAGGTATAAACTTGGGACGGCTGTCAGAACACTCCTTAGCCATTCATCCAATTTTATTAAAAGATAAAAGGCATTTGAATTGTGTAGCAAAAAACTTATAAAATCAAGATGCCGTAAACCTTACAAATAATTCAGGAACTCATTTTCAGGAAGAATTTCTATGGAATGTCCCTGACTTAATAGTGTTTCTGTACGCTCTAGCTTACTGTTTTTCTTTCCATTTAAATATTGATCGTAGGTTTTGCTTCCTACAATTAAATAATTAGTAGTGCTCTCTACTGTCGAATAGGTATATCCTCCAAGGTTAGCAACTGTTTGAACAGCCTTCTCACGATTCATAGCAGTTAACCTTCCTGTAAACGCAAAGGAAGCACCGCAAAAAGGATGACTGCGGTCAATTTCTCTGCTTGCTGCCACATAATTTATACTTTCAGGCCTTTTAGCTTTCTGTTTCTTATTCAATCGTGCAGGCTCATACTGCTGGTCATACATCATGCCGTTAGTGGTTTGTGTCTTTTCAACCAGGTCTTTTGTATTTTCAGCCTTTAGCTCTTCGCAAGCCTTAAGTAAGATATGAGCAGCGGCCTGCGCATCCTCAAGTGCGTGGTGATGATTAAAACGGAAACCAATATGGTTTGAAACAGACTTAAGATTATAACGTGGCAGTTCCCATGTTTTCTTTGAAATGTTTAAGGTGCAGTTATAAGCAAGCAGAGGATATGGTAGACGATATTCATCGAGTACTGCTCGAAGGACTCCCATATCGAACTGAGCATTATGCGCCACTAGAAACTTCCCTTCAACCATTGGCTGGATTTCATTTTTCCATAAAATATCGAATTCATAAGCATCGGCTACATCATCTTTTGTTATGCCGTGAATGCTTATATTTTTCGGGGAAAAATAATTCTTTCGAGGTTTAACTAAACGATAATATTCGTGTTTTACTTCGTGGTTTTCATACTCTACTAAACCGATCGAACAGACACTTCCTCGAGAGGAGTTGGCTGTCTCAAAATCAAGTGCTACAAAATTCATTGAAAATCTCCTTTATAAATATCTTATCTATTATCATAAAACCAACCGTGCTATGAGTCTATCATAATGCCTCCATGCCTTTAATAAGGCTTCGTTCTATGCCTGGAGGCTCTCCAATTTTTCAAATTAGTGATTTCTTCTTCAATAAAAAGTAAACAGTGAGACCATGGCCAATAACCCTTATTAATTGAAGCTAGTCATTCAATTTAAAAAACCTCCTTTAGAAAGGAGGTTTTTATCATTATTTCTTTTTATATACGGTAATTCTTTCTTCAATTGGAGTTCTATCTTTAGTTTTCGGTACTTGATCAAAGTAACCTAGATGGAGAAAGCCGACTATTTTCTCGCCAGGCTGCACACCCAGCATTTCACGAACCTTAGGCTCATGAATTTGAGGGTTCGTTTTCCAAACGACTCCTAATTCTCTTTCCCATGCTAACAACTGGAAATTTTGTATAAGGGAACTGATCGCTCCAAAGTTTTCTTCCCATTGTTTCTGACGTGGGTCTTCATCCATTATAGCAATTAAAAAAGCTGCCGGCTGGCTAAAATAATTTCTTCTATTTTCCTGTCTGTCCCGTGGAAAAGTCTGCACAATATCCTCGACAAAATGTTCTTTTTCTTCTGTCGGAATAAATATAAAACGCCAGGGTTCTCTTAATCCGTGCGTTGGTGCCCACCGAGCGTCATCTAAGAGCTCTTTAATTAATGATTCAGGAACTTCTTTAGCTAAATAACCACTTTTTACGGAGCGGCGCTCACGAATAATTCTGGCTAATTCACTTTTATTTTGATCCATGGTTTCACCTACAGTTAAATTATTTTCTATTCTACTACAAATGATAATCATTCTCACTGTTAATGTCAACTAGTTATCCAATGTACTTAGACATATTAATGTCTGTAACATCATACATAGCTTGTTGATAAAGATGTATAGCACGTTTGTTATGAGCAAAAACGTGTAGGGAAAGTTTTTTAACGCCTTGTTGTTTAACATGCTTTTCTAAGGATTCTAAGGCTCTTCGCCCAAAGCCTTGTCCTCTGTATGGTTCAAAGATTAAAAAGTTATAAATGAAAGCCTCCTTTTGAGGGTGACTTTCATCAAAGTGGTACCAGAAATAACCTACTACATCATTCGTCTCGGGGTTGCTTAAAGATAACAAAAAGTGATGAGTTGTCTGAAGCCCATCGGGTAAAAGCTGTTGAAAAGCTTCTTTTGATTTTTGCAAAGATTCTTCTTTTGTCCAAGTTCCAGCTTTAACCTTTTCATCTGCATAGTTTTGAACTTCCATTTTCATTAGTTCATCGAAATCTTTTTGCAACATTACGTTTAAGTTAAGCATAAATTTCTTCCTCTCATATTCCCTTAGTATTCATAAGTACCAGGCGCCATCCATCCGGGTCTTCAATAGTTGTGCCTCTTTCTTCCCAATAAGGATTCTCTGGTTCTACCGGAAAGAATCCTTGATTAGCTAAGCGGTTTATTATGGTTTGGATTTCATCTTTTTCTTCTATGTATAGCACCAATAAATTGTCTTTGGTAGGAGCGGGACAGGGGCTTCCCTCTGCATGAGTAGTGAACTCTAAGTGATACTGGCTATCTGGCAGCCCAAAAATTACTCCATCGTACCCGGCATGGTTGGAAAATTGAGTTAGTTTTGGTAAACCTATTCCTTCTTCATAAAAAGTCACAATTTCAGTTAGTTGATCTGTTGGTCTCGCAATTCTAATTTGTGAAGCCGAAAACCCTTTGAACTTCATATAAAAAAACCTCCTCCTCTGTTAGTATAATATAATTATGATAATTGTAGGAAAAAACCTGATTAAATGGAAAGACCACTTCGGCAGTAAAGTGGTCTCTCCTTACGAACATTATTTTTCTAATAGTGCATTGGCTATTTCCTTAGAAAATCTTTCGGCTGATAGTGGTCCTGCAAAAGTTCCCATATCTCCCGGAAGCTTATATGTCAGATTCTTTTCCACAAAATTAAGGTTTGTCCATGCCGGGTTGTCCGCCAGGTTATCAAATATTGGATCGTCATCTTGGACTAAATAGAAGAAATGGGAGTCTTGATAATTCTGTAAAGCTTCAACATTTGTTGAGATAAAACCATAAATCTCTGGTTCGTCGGTTTTAACCGCATTACTTGCATTCATTTTATTTAGAACTCCAGCGATGACCGAATTAT
The Halobacillus halophilus DSM 2266 DNA segment above includes these coding regions:
- a CDS encoding site-2 protease family protein, encoding MFTLSDLPMFFINFFFILPIVTLVHEAGHVWVARLFGGKIHFCIGTGKTIFNIGKLEVKKKYFMEGWCQYEDLTYNKTWAHVSIYLAGSIFNMIVILTINYLIFADVLPPALFFYQYSYFSVYFIFFSLFPYRDDDGKPSDGLAVYDVIRYGKAEDPID
- a CDS encoding glycosyltransferase family 4 protein, whose protein sequence is MKIAIITETFLPSTDGVVTRLKEAIKYLQSQEHQVVVIAPDLGVKEYEGAIVEGVKATKLPFYRSKEFSLPQRKVKGLLQKHNPDLVHVVNPAIVGVSGVYYANKLNYPLIASYHTHVPKYLDFYRLYPFKPLVWWYFRKLHNYAHVNLCTSQAIKSELDEKNFHNVNVWDRGVAVDHYHPKHKTKEMRERLSGGKPENKLLVFVGRLAPEKEIHKIRPLLDQRDDLSLAIVGDGPVKDELEYTFEGTNTVFTGLLHGEELREAFSSSDALIFPSVTETLGLVILESMASGLPVIAAKSGPTMEQVEDGKTGILFENENTDSMIDAINRLEDEVLYKYLCKNARAEAEKHSWQKPSEQILDYYHETLRVFGENEEYSTKKSKVKVTE
- a CDS encoding acyl-CoA carboxylase subunit beta, with product MAKNQTLEEKRKHISSGGAEKYHAKNAEKGKMFVRERLQLLFDDDMNIEDAFFANNQDDKLPADGVVTGIGKINGEQVCVMANDSTVKAGSWGARTVEKIIRIQETAMKLQLPMLYLVDSAGARITDQVDMFPNRRGAGRIFHNQIKLSGRVPQVCLLFGPSAAGGAYIPAFCDIVVMVDGNASMYLGSPRMAEKVIGEKVSLEEMGGAKMHCSVSGCGDVLAKDEKEAISFARKYMSYFPANYRKAPAQKESIDPVAFEKSIEELIPENQNAPFDMYQLIDRIIDEDSFCEIKKKFAPELITGLSRIDGRVVGIIANQPRAKGGVLFPDSADKSAKFIQLCDAFNIPLLFLVDIPGFMIGTKVERAGIIRHGAKMLSAMSEATVPKISVIVRKAYGAGLYAMAGPAFEPDACIALPTAQIAVMGPEAAVNAVYANKIAELPEEERPAFIKEKHEEYKENIDIYRLASELVIDDIIQPDRLREELSIRYEAYQNKDVTFTERKHGVYPV
- a CDS encoding AMP-binding protein — protein: MNTYEKAWVPSESQIKSTRLFQWMQKLGYENYDAFHKESTEDIEWFWDEALKELGIVWDQSYEKTVDLSRGIAYPKWFTGGKMNVAHNALDKWALSDDKQDTVALYWEGDNGDTIQFTYEELFHEVNRVANGLHKLGIGKGDIVTLYLPMIPETLISMLAISKVGAIFSPAFSGYKADAIATRIQAARSKALITADGFFRRGKTIPMKMEADLACDQCPSLEHVIVVERADCEIDWNEYRDTPWSRLLENETVFKTESMEADDPFMIIYTSGTTGRPKGAVHTHSGFPTKAAFDAGVCMDVTSEDILFWYTDMGWMMGPFLVYGGLVNGSSIVMFEGTPDFPEPDRLWSLVEKYQVTHLGISPTLVRSMMKHGEKWIQKHNLSSLKLIGTTGEPWNPEPWRWLFKQAGNSNVPIFNYSGGTEISGGILGNVLIKPIQPVTFNAALPGMDVDVYDVTGDSLKNQVGELVLRKPWIGMTSGFYNENERYEDTYWNRFKDTWVHGDWVILDDEGFYTITGRSDDVLNVAGKRLGPAEVESVLVEHPSITEAGVIGVPHEIKGEEAIAFVVLNPNVKESEELISEFKSHLADKLGKALAPKKVYIVDDLPKTRNAKVMRRAIKSAYLNKPAGDLSALENPNTIEQIQTIGKKATSST
- a CDS encoding NAD-dependent epimerase/dehydratase family protein, coding for MRIIVAGGDGFCGWPTALYLSKQGHDVTIVDNLARRKIDEELHSNSVTPIASLEDRVAKWKEVTGNEIRTFIGDLNHYDFLREVFRQVKPEAFVHFAEQRSAPYSMIDREHAAYTQTNNVIGNLNVLYAIKEFAPECHLIKLGTMGEYGTPNIDIEEGYIEIEHKGRKDTLPYPKQPGSFYHLSKVHDSHNIMFACKIWGIRATDLNQGIVYGLHTEETKLDPMLVNRVDYDGVFGTALNRFANQAAIGHDITVYGSGGQTRAFLNIEDTVRCVEIAAENPADNGEFRVFNQFTEWFSVQELADRVQKIAHEEGLDTQVKKIENPRIENEDHYYNAVNTKLRDLGLEPHLLTDDVIRDILLTAVEHKDRIIAENVLPSITWK